The following proteins come from a genomic window of Phaeodactylum tricornutum CCAP 1055/1 chromosome 19, whole genome shotgun sequence:
- a CDS encoding predicted protein, translating into MEAALNRLGRATGALAVGTFTVSQCLYTVDGGERAVMFDTLRGGILPDVRKEGTHFIVPIIQRPVIMDIRTKPREVPSVTGTKDLQMVNIKLRVLWRPIEEELPTLYRELGTDFDERVLPSIGNEVLKSVVAQYNAEELLSKRAEVSERIKNEMMKRAKHFHLTLDDVSITHLTFGREFMKAIEAKQVASQEAERQQWVVKKAEQERQAMVTRAEGEAESARIITKAMEKTGNAIIEVRRIDAAKEIAGKLANSRNIVYLPNTGGGNEY; encoded by the exons ATGGAAGCAGCTTTGAATCGCTTGGGGCGGGCAACGGGAGCTTTGGCTGTTGGAACCTTCACCGTTTCGCAATGTTTGTACACGGTTGACGGCGGTGAACGCGCCGTCATGTTCGATACGCTTCGTGGAGGTATTTTACCGGATGTCCGTAAAGAAGGAACACACTTCATCGTACCTATCATCCAGCGTCCGGTAATTATGGACATTCGTACCAAGCCACGAGAGGTGCCGTCCGTGACTGGTACCAAGGATTTACAGATGGTGAATATCAAGCTTCGCGTATTGTGGCGACCCATAGAAGAGGAACTTCCCACTCTGTACCGTGAACTGGGCACAGATTTCGACGAGCGCGTTCTTCCTTCTATCGGAAACGAAGTCTTAAAATCTGTGGTTGCGCAGTACAATGCGGAAGAGCTTCTTTCCAAACGTGCCGAAGTGTCCGAGCGCATCAAGAACGAAATGATGAAACGTGCCAAACACTTTCATCTTACGCTGGACGACGTTTCCATTACGCATCTGACATTTGGTCGAGAATTTATGAAGGCTATCGAAGCCAAGCAGGTGGCCAGTCAGGAAGCGGAACGCCAGCAGTGGGTTGTGAAGAAAGCCGAACAGGAACGGCAGGCGATGGTGACTCGAGCGGAGGGTGAAGCCGAGTCGGCCCGTATCATCACAAAGGCGATGGAGAAGACGGGAAACGCGATTATTGAGGTGCGACGTATTGATGCAGCCAAGGAGATTGCGGGCAAGCTGGCGAACTCTCGCAACATTGTTTACTTGCCAAACACTGGCGGTG GAAATGAGTATTGA
- a CDS encoding predicted protein, which yields MPNVDAWLATPTGRTTSTQRIGSVAPSIPSRGTLTTHLLAQPQKQRRQVDSSEAVLEEEKMVKVEGSQFFGGNKEKEEFFDPVAEAEAGIATFVPDTTSDAVDTILPKATTYDRFMDRDAFLDIDVAALAQSLQVQINAALYEGAEIPADASSQQYTYVSSALEWTTPLSRKGDGGLSPLQELEAALEFYRRLDVAVVSGTRVSDSTFVLRWTISLAWPIFWEPRVLITGTSEVTVNERKQITRQVDSLDDTDLTASIARQVFPRFWDVYHIGMTPSTEVMPKLSVKTSPLAPYKVYDIPPQLVLQPTMKDLGTREDNNAGLIPNHGFSCVVKTMGPQKQRYVPTSPTEVQIRPGSDGNVNLKWTIPLGVEFLTNPSLLLPQPDQETPENIDPDAKYVLQPRRQVATVPYAGGPQDVAIASIRKRFFEQIVKDGLQPKLDESGRPLFFFWQNSVKTCFTEEGLGMAVYEYRPDIAKANEVGIELQVSDEPKPTLRS from the coding sequence ATGCCAAATGTTGACGCCTGGTTGGCGACGCCGACCGGTCGAACCACGTCGACCCAAAGAATAGGCTCCGTTGCTCCTTCCATTCCTTCGAGGGGTACTTTGACGACGCATTTGCTCGCCCAACCGCAAAAGCAACGGCGTCAGGTTGATTCCTCCGAAGCGGttctggaagaagaaaaaatggTCAAAGTCGAAGGGTCACAGTTTTTCGGTGgcaacaaggaaaaagaagaatttTTCGACCCCGTCGCCGAAGCGGAAGCCGGTATCGCCACTTTCGTTCCAGATACAACCAGTGATGCGGTTGACACCATTCTGCCTAAAGCTACCACGTACGATCGATTTATGGATCGAGATGCCTTTTTGGATATCGACGTTGCTGCTTTGGCACAAAGCTTGCAGGTCCAAATCAACGCTGCATTGTACGAAGGGGCCGAGATTCCAGCCGATGCTTCCAGTCAGCAGTATACCTACGTATCCAGTGCGCTGGAGTGGACGACTCCTCTGTCGCGCAAAGGTGATGGCGGTTTATCGCCACTGCAAGAACTGGAAGCCGCTCTCGAATTTTACCGACGTCTAGACGTTGCCGTTGTTTCGGGGACACGCGTTTCCGATTCGACGTTTGTCTTGCGCTGGACCATTTCCTTGGCGTGGCCCATATTCTGGGAGCCGCGCGTTCTCATCACGGGAACATCGGAAGTAACAGTCAATGAGCGGAAGCAAATTACGCGACAAGTTGACAGTTTGGACGATACGGATTTGACGGCGAGTATTGCCCGTCAGGTTTTTCCGCGATTCTGGGACGTATACCACATCGGTATGACACCGTCGACCGAAGTCATGCCCAAACTTTCTGTAAAAACGTCTCCTTTGGCCCCTTATAAAGTATACGATATTCCTCCCCAACTGGTGCTGCAGCCGACCATGAAGGATCTTGGCACCCGTGAGGACAACAACGCCGGTCTCATCCCCAACCACGGATTTTCGTGTGTGGTCAAAACCATGGGACCGCAGAAGCAACGCTACGTACCGACCTCACCAACTGAAGTGCAAATTAGGCCTGGCTCGGATGGAAATGTAAACCTAAAATGGACCATTCCCCTTGGAGTCGAGTTCTTGACGAACCCATCTTTGCTGCTGCCCCAACCAGATCAAGAAACGCCAGAAAATATTGACCCGGATGCGAAATACGTTCTCCAACCCCGCCGCCAAGTAGCAACCGTCCCGTATGCCGGCGGTCCGCAAGATGTGGCCATTGCAAGTATCCGCAAACGCTTTTTCGAGCAAATCGTCAAGGATGGTTTACAGCCTAAACTGGACGAAAGTGGTCGACCTCTATTCTTCTTCTGGCAAAACTCAGTCAAAACGTGTTTTACAGAAGAAGGACTTGGTATGGCAGTTTACGAATACCGACCTGATATTGCCAAAGCTAATGAAGTGGGGATTGAATTGCAGGTATCGGACGAGCCGAAACCGACGCTACGATCATAG
- a CDS encoding predicted protein yields the protein QEEQDIARREIALADGTANDNPETASDFERLLASSPNSSELWIRYMAFHLTLADIPAAREVAERAFQRIEFRQEGEKLNVWCALLTLELKYGSSTCLKATIERACQHNNPKKIHLRVCEMMEKEATEKSSVGTTERTDDMFSKMCKKFKSKKTVWLAHAKYLLRLGRHEEAYALSKRALLSLPAYKHVELMSKFAQLVFEYNSAEKARTLFDGLLQKNPKRLDILFVYVDKEVKYGEAETARSLFEKVAGKEIDSLQMKLSDKQMKSLFKKWFSFEEQHGTAKTQERVKEAARAYVESSS from the coding sequence CAAGAAGAGCAGGATATCGCTCGTCGTGAAATTGCATTGGCTGATGGAACTGCCAACGATAACCCCGAGACTGCCTCAGATTTCGAACGCCTTCTAGCAAGTAGCCCCAACTCGTCAGAGCTGTGGATTCGCTACATGGCTTTCCACCTGACCTTGGCAGATATTCCGGCTGCCCGAGAAGTTGCAGAGCGCGCTTTCCAGAGAATTGAGTTTCGTCAGGAAGGCGAAAAACTCAACGTATGGTGCGCTCTCCTTACGCTAGAGCTGAAGTATGGGAGCTCCACATGCCTCAAAGCTACCATCGAGCGGGCTTGTCAACACAACAATCCGAAAAAAATTCATCTTCGTGTTTGtgaaatgatggaaaaggaagcaaCCGAAAAATCATCCGTGGGTACAACAGAGAGAACCGACGACATGTTTAGCAAGATGTGCAAAAAGTTCAAAAGCAAGAAAACGGTTTGGTTGGCGCACGCTAAGTATCTACTTCGACTAGGGCGTCATGAAGAAGCGTACGCGCTGTCTAAACGCGCATTGCTTTCCCTCCCTGCCTACAAGCACGTTGAGCTTATGTCAAAATTTGCCCAACTCGTTTTTGAGTACAACAGCGCAGAAAAGGCTAGAACGCTTTTCGACGGACTTCTTCAGAAAAATCCGAAACGGCTTGACATCCTTTTCGTGTATGTCGACAAAGAAGTCAAATACGGAGAAGCCGAGACTGCGCGTTCGCTTTTTGAGAAGGTTGCTGGGAAAGAGATTGATTCTCTTCAAATGAAGCTTTCGGACAAACAGATGAAAAGCCTTTTCAAAAAGTGGTTTTCTTTCGAGGAGCAGCATGGTACTGCTAAGACGCAGGAACGCGTTAAGGAAGCTGCCCGTGCCTATGTAGAATCTTCATCTTAA
- a CDS encoding predicted protein, translating into MTFVYSKAILLSLSVTIRFIEPPPKVAPLVLSSHSVPGPKRVTTRGNVRRSSCWRRMLLSRILPSALAMFTLFAISRKSLTPLPEQTLSAPAKVREYHTPPQDVHYGDNTSVFGRILNGELPASTFAESNDLFAFEDAHPQAPLHALIISKRFIGSVFDLELSDLNLVRSMRDMAYELIRERYPEALSKKDYILCFHIPPFNSVDHIHLHVLAPASRMQMLFRFVKYNVRTRWCTDVDTVIRRLEQGEAAVPYRNPRPSTKST; encoded by the coding sequence ATGACCTTCGTCTACTCCAAAGCCATACTGTTGTCTTTGAGCGTAACAATCCGATTCATCGAACCACCCCCGAAGGTGGCACCTTTGGTGCTGTCGAGCCACTCCGTACCTGGGCCGAAGCGCGTAACCACTCGTGGAAACGTCAGACGGTCATCTTGTTGGCGACGGATGCTTTTGTCGCGAATTTTACCTTCCGCTCTAGCTATGTTTACGCTATTTGCAATCAGCCGAAAATCTTTGACTCCACTTCCGGAGCAAACGTTATCGGCGCCGGCAAAAGTGCGCGAGTATCACACACCTCCCCAAGACGTGCATTACGGAGACAATACTTCGGTCTTTGGGAGAATTCTCAATGGCGAACTCCCGGCCTCAACCTTTGCTGAAAGTAATGATCTGTTCGCTTTCGAAGATGCTCATCCGCAAGCTCCGTTACACGCACTTATAATTTCCAAACGCTTTATCGGCAGCGTCTTTGATCTTGAGCTCTCTGATTTGAACTTGGTCAGATCTATGCGCGACATGGCCTACGAGCTTATCCGGGAGCGATACCCAGAGgcgctttccaagaaggatTATATCCTCTGCTTTCATATTCCGCCTTTTAACAGTGTCGATCACATTCATTTACACGTATTGGCGCCCGCCTCGCGAATGCAAATGCTGTTTCGGTTCGTCAAGTACAATGTGCGCACACGATGGTGTACCGATGTGGATACGGTCATACGTAGGCTAGAGCAGGGCGAAGCTGCGGTGCCGTACCGCAATCCTCGCCCGTCGACCAAGTCTACTTAG
- a CDS encoding prohibitin-like protein (Prohibitin-like Protein, used in cell defense): MAEAVLNRLGRASGVLAVGTFTVSQCLFNVDGGERAVMFDTLRGGILPDIRKEGTHFLVPIIQRPVIMDIRTKAREVPSVTGTKDLQMVNIKLRVLWRPIEEELPTLYRELGTDFDERVLPSIGNEVLKSVVAQYNAEELLSKREEVSERIKNEMMKRAKHFHLTLDDVAITHLTFGREFMKAIEAKQVASQEAERQQWVVKKAEQERQAVVTRAEGEAESARIITKAMEKTGNAIIEVRRIDAAKEIAGKLANSRNIVYLPNTGGGNGSSGGGSNMLLGIDTK; this comes from the coding sequence ATGGCTGAAGCAGTACTAAATCGCTTGGGTCGCGCTTCGGGAGTGCTCGCGGTGGGAACTTTTACCGTGTCACAGTGCTTGTTTAATGTGGACGGCGGTGAACGCGCCGTCATGTTCGATACGCTTCGTGGAGGTATTCTGCCAGATATTCGCAAAGAAGGAACGCATTTTCTTGTACCAATCATCCAGCGCCCTGTCATCATGGACATTCGTACCAAGGCAAGAGAGGTGCCGTCCGTGACTGGTACCAAGGATTTGCAGATGGTGAATATCAAGCTTCGCGTATTGTGGCGACCCATAGAAGAGGAACTTCCCACTCTGTACCGTGAACTGGGCACAGATTTCGACGAGCGCGTTCTTCCTTCTATCGGAAACGAAGTCTTAAAATCTGTGGTTGCGCAGTACAACGCGGAAGAGCTTCTTTCCAAACGTGAGGAAGTGTCAGAGCGCATCAAGAACGAAATGATGAAACGTGCCAAACACTTTCATCTTACGCTGGATGATGTTGCTATAACGCACTTGACGTTTGGTCGAGAGTTTATGAAGGCTATCGAAGCCAAGCAGGTGGCCAGTCAGGAAGCGGAACGCCAGCAGTGGGTTGTGAAGAAGGCCGAACAGGAACGGCAGGCAGTTGTAACTCGCGCGGAGGGTGAAGCCGAGTCAGCCCGTATCATCACAAAGGCGATGGAGAAGACGGGAAACGCGATTATTGAGGTGCGACGTATTGATGCAGCCAAGGAGATTGCGGGCAAGCTGGCGAACTCTCGCAACATCGTGTACTTACCAAACACTGGCGGCGGAAATGGAAGCAGTGGCGGAGGCAGCAATATGCTGCTGGGAATTGATACCAAGTGA
- a CDS encoding predicted protein, with protein MSGVFLSNVDDYLAPSQACVNPLFSTDKKKDDEKKSGVVGTLSNGNHANDDPNSFDTAAASENPAIVPRKRVRRRLPAAITASSDWTPRVPKDPVQASIADCLACSGCVTTAETVLLETQHSVVALKELIAKKENDRPKIVATISPAAWADLHRHLSREFNCSPSLSLSAQQRWTILLWRALKISSVLDGNIPLAWSLEEAALEFCRAYKRKQTTNDPDAMAVDVPQDELWQQQLIPSFAESRSQSQYYVNGETKTVYHDGGAQQAGSLPLLSGSCPAVVCLVEKSTHKAVPHLATTKSPLALAGEFWKRQHFDKHTSLPRQEYYHVAIMPCHDKKLEASRKDFEDESGKDVDIVITTQECMRLIQELLDVSIDDIVKCFRELPLATLSDCTSFTKAAEPVLIADSNSHCITTLTTEDAEISSNAAFTLGSGGYASFIFAYAAKRLFGVQLDAHELPWEPVGPDQAGRVSARVAASTQRRRDYYHVALYRSQDGNFTTNANLSSDSKPILHFAIAYGMQTLQRVLKPYTSEHLQSGIGYDYVEAMACPSGCVNGGGQIRTSARETPTETRFRVGTTQTLLRVPQMNESSGRTQLGAGSSLHTRYHIVPPLQHSLGAAAGVPVKDTQW; from the coding sequence ATGTCGGGAGTCTTTTTAAGTAATGTGGACGACTACTTGGCACCGTCGCAAGCCTGTGTGAATCCTCTCTTTAGcaccgacaaaaagaaagacgacgagAAGAAAAGTGGAGTTGTGGGAACCCTCTCCAATGGTAACCATGCCAACGACGACCCGAACAGCTTCGACACCGCTGCTGCCTCGGAGAACCCAGCGATTGTCCCAAGGAAACGGgtgcgtcgtcgtcttcctgcAGCAATCACCGCTTCTTCCGACTGGACACCCAGAGTCCCGAAGGATCCGGTGCAGGCGTCCATTGCTGACTGCTTGGCCTGCTCCGGTTGCGTCACGACGGCTGAGACGGTCTTGCTGGAAACGCAACACAGTGTCGTAGCTTTGAAAGAGCTGATtgcgaaaaaagaaaacgatcGTCCCAAAATCGTGGCGACCATTTCTCCCGCCGCTTGGGCCGATTTGCATCGTCATCTCAGTCGTGAATTCAACTGCTCCCCTAGCCTGTCGCTATCGGCGCAGCAACGATGGACTATTCTATTATGGAGAGCGCTGAAGATTTCGAGCGTCTTGGACGGCAACATACCTTTGGCTTGGTCATTGGAGGAAGCGGCGTTGGAATTCTGTCGCGCTTATAAACGAAAGCAAACCACGAACGATCCGGACGCCATGGCAGTTGACGTTCCCCAAGACGAGctttggcagcagcagcttattccttcttttgcagAATCACGATCGCAGTCGCAGTACTACGTCAATGGGGAAACAAAAACGGTTTATCATGATGGCGGTGCTCAGCAAGCAGGCAGCTTGCCCTTATTGTCGGGGTCTTGTCCAGCCGTGGTCTGCCTGGTCGAAAAGTCAACGCACAAGGCAGTGCCTCATTTGGCAACGACCAAATCACCATTGGCTTTGGCCGGTGAGTTTTGGAAACGGCAACATTTTGACAAGCACACCTCCCTTCCACGACAAGAGTACTATCATGTGGCTATCATGCCATGCCACGACAAGAAGCTAGAGGCTTCACGAAAAGACTTTGAGGATGAAAGCGGCAAGGATGTGGATATTGTAATCACGACGCAGGAATGTATGAGGCTAATTCAGGAACTGCTGGATGTATCAATCGACGATATAGTGAAATGCTTCCGTGAATTACCTCTGGCAACATTATCGGATTGTACGTCGTTCACGAAAGCTGCGGAGCCCGTATTGATAGCAGATTCCAACAGTCACTGTATCACGACGCTAACCACAGAAGATGCAGAAATCTCTTCAAATGCTGCCTTCACGTTGGGTTCCGGTGGCTATGCGTCCTTCATATTTGCTTATGCTGCCAAGCGTCTGTTCGGAGTGCAGCTGGATGCCCACGAATTGCCCTGGGAACCAGTCGGTCCCGACCAGGCAGGGAGAGTCAGTGCCCGAGTTGCCGCCTCGACTCAGCGACGGCGTGATTACTATCACGTGGCACTATATAGAAGCCAAGACGGAAATTTCACAACCAATGCCAACCTGAGTAGCGATAGTAAGCCTATCTTACACTTTGCGATTGCGTACGGGATGCAAACGCTTCAGCGTGTTCTTAAGCCATACACTTCGGAACACTTGCAATCAGGGATCGGATACGACTACGTGGAAGCTATGGCGTGTCCTAGCGGTTGCGTCAATGGTGGCGGCCAGATTCGGACATCGGCACGGGAGACTCCCACAGAAACTCGGTTTCGCGTTGGTACTACACAAACACTGCTGCGGGTCCCGCAAATGAACGAGTCGAGCGGTCGCACGCAGTTGGGGGCAGGAAGCTCGCTGCATACGCGCTATCACATTGTACCGCCCTTGCAACATAGCCTCGGAGCGGCAGCGGGGGTTCCCGTCAAGGATACACAGTGGTAG
- the ATPase2-1B gene encoding P1B, P type ATPase (copper-transporting ATPase, heavy metal transporting ATPase), with product SIRFQIGGMSCAVCTGRVERALRSVPGATDVQVMLATSRACIQIENEFESNRQVIEEACVIAVREAGYECQPLASDSSGGSSLQQNAAQLEGARIEELSSWRRLLIVSLVLTVPMIAVHHGHAEFGPTDMVPSPAMWLMFIFSSLVQFGVGRRFYRSAWNGLVHGRVLGMDFLVVLGTTASYVNSLVLFGIQLWTGRMTALSPTFSTGAMLLTFVTLGKYMEAYAKGKTTGALQALMELQPLCAARVCLQPGGALESPVDISSLVTEEVDARDIQIGDYLRVLPGSRIPTDGIIAALSGHKKGLELNTAYVDESALSGEPFPVAKSLGDQVFGSTVNQLSAVIVKVTATGGETVLSKIVRLMEDAQREKAPIQVYADKIASVFAPVVIGLALITFFAWFTMNKNVAVEDRFFLAFMSSISVVVVACPCALGLATPTAVMVGTGVGATHGLLIKGGAVLEKMHGIDTIIFDKTGTLTTGKAVLGERVELVKAMSDDLFKNLPSPVTPASCVLWLAACAEAQSEHPLADAIVNAAKGMWGGDVTRAQDGVCIEDFQLVPGQGVECRVTRPAWGSYYVRVGSDSWAKPGSDISGDAQATALRQRGHVAVYVSILEANSPVGIRRVVGVFGIVDPVEPEARSTVLALQAMGIEVWMCTGDHVLTANAVAAEVGITREHICSETTPQGKADLVTRLQQTRRRNVKREVLSTNMTRRVAVVGDGINDAVALARADVGIAVGAGTEIAVEAADVVLVRSSLHDVVIALHLSEVVFRRIMMNFLWAMSYNVFALPFAAGVLYPFTDFRLPPELAGLMMAFSSVSVVTSSLLLRNY from the coding sequence AGTATTCGTTTCCAAATTGGTGGCATGAGCTGTGCAGTTTGTACAGGACGCGTAGAGCGTGCCTTGCGATCTGTCCCAGGAGCCACCGACGTACAGGTAATGCTAGCAACCTCACGGGCCTGCATCCAAATAGAAAATGAATTTGAAAGTAATCGTCAAGTGATCGAGGAAGCGTGTGTGATTGCGGTCCGAGAGGCGGGCTACGAGTGTCAGCCACTAGCTTCGGATAGCAGTGGTGGTAGCTCCTTGCAGCAAAACGCAGCCCAGCTTGAAGGTGCACGCATTGAAGAGCTCTCATCCTGGAGGCGTCTCCTGATTGTTAGTTTGGTATTGACTGTTCCGATGATTGCGGTGCATCACGGTCATGCTGAATTCGGACCGACTGATATGGTGCCATCCCCCGCAATGTGGTTGATGTTTATTTTTTCGAGTCTAGTGCAGTTTGGCGTCGGCCGAAGATTTTATCGGTCCGCATGGAACGGTCTAGTTCACGGGCGGGTTTTGGGTATGGACTTTTTGGTCGTCCTTGGCACCACCGCCAGCTACGTCAACAGTCTAGTTCTATTCGGAATCCAGTTGTGGACGGGTCGCATGACGGCTCTTTCCCCAACATTTTCGACCGGCGCCATGCTGCTCACCTTTGTTACGCTCGGAAAATACATGGAAGCTTACGCGAAGGGCAAGACAACTGGGGCGCTGCAAGCTCTCATGGAATTGCAACCATTATGTGCCGCGCGGGTGTGTTTGCAGCCTGGTGGTGCGCTAGAGAGCCCggtcgatatttcgtcgTTGGTCACCGAGGAGGTTGATGCAAGGGATATTCAAATCGGAGATTACTTACGCGTGTTACCAGGGTCCCGCATTCCCACCGATGGGATCATCGCAGCGCTGTCAGGTCACAAGAAGGGACTGGAGCTGAATACTGCGTACGTGGACGAATCAGCTTTATCGGGAGAACCCTTTCCCGTCGCTAAATCGTTGGGCGACCAAGTTTTTGGGTCGACCGTCAATCAATTGTCCGCTGTGATTGTAAAAGTAACTGCGACAGGTGGCGAGACAGTGCTTTCGAAAATTGTTCGCCTCATGGAAGATGCTCAACGTGAAAAGGCTCCTATCCAAGTGTACGCCGACAAAATTGCTTCGGTTTTCGCTCCGGTCGTTATTGGTCTAGCTCTGATAACCTTTTTTGCCTGGTTCACGATGAACAAAAATGTGGCCGTGGAAGATCGATTCTTTTTAGCCTTTATGTCTTCGATATCGGTCGTTGTTGTGGCATGCCCCTGTGCGCTAGGATTGGCAACCCCCACAGCTGTTATGGTGGGGACTGGCGTCGGTGCAACTCATGGCTTGCTGATAAAGGGCGGTGCTGTTTTGGAGAAGATGCACGGGATTGATACTATCATATTTGACAAGACGGGGACGTTGACTACCGGGAAAGCTGTGCTGGGGGAGCGAGTTGAGCTTGTAAAAGCTATGTCGGATGATCTATTTAAGAATTTACCGTCGCCGGTAACGCCAGCCAGCTGTGTTCTTTGGTTAGCGGCATGTGCTGAAGCTCAGTCGGAACACCCTTTGGCGGATGCTATTGTGAATGCGGCAAAAGGTATGTGGGGTGGCGATGTCACTCGGGCGCAAGACGGCGTGTGCATCGAAGACTTTCAGCTTGTTCCTGGTCAAGGAGTAGAATGTCGTGTGACGAGGCCGGCTTGGGGAAGCTACTACGTGCGGGTCGGTAGCGACTCGTGGGCTAAGCCAGGTTCCGATATAAGTGGAGACGCCCAGGCCACCGCACTCCGCCAACGGGGCCATGTCGCAGTATATGTCAGCATTCTCGAAGCAAACTCGCCTGTAGGAATCCGTCGTGTAGTTGGAGTTTTCGGAATTGTTGATCCAGTTGAACCGGAGGCCCGAAGTACGGTGTTGGCCCTGCAGGCGATGGGAATCGAAGTTTGGATGTGCACAGGCGACCACGTCTTGACGGCAAACGCTGTGGCGGCCGAGGTTGGAATCACGAGGGAACATATTTGTTCCGAAACTACTCCACAAGGGAAAGCTGACCTAGTAACTAGGCTTCAGCAAACTCGGAGAAGGAACGTTAAGCGGGAAGTTCTCTCGACAAATATGACACGCCGTGTTGCAGTTGTGGGAGATGGGATCAATGATGCCGTCGCTTTGGCGAGAGCCGATGTCGGTATTGCAGTCGGTGCAGGAACCGAAATTGCTGTGGAAGCCGCTGATGTTGTTCTTGTGCGTTCGTCACTGCACGACGTTGTGATTGCCCTACACCTTTCTGAAGTCGTCTTCCGTCGCATTATGATGAACTTTTTGTGGGCCATGTCCTACAACGTTTTCGCCCTACCTTTTGCAGCTGGTGTCTTGTACCCATTCACAGACTTCCGGTTGCCGCCTGAGCTCGCTGGATTGATGATGGCTTTCAGCTCCGTAAGCGTTGTCACAAGCAGCCTGCTGTTGCGTAACTATAA
- a CDS encoding predicted protein, giving the protein MTTLLLDPDIRDWVVLPLFVIMVAAGLLRHYVGLLLQGEKQPMPVIAQRSQNLLAQTVRIRSGASHYISTWQWHVRKQHYAALLQQEAEWAEAEQQKKADSSDDDPMSAMLNNPLGMLKGNMVFMVQNMVMMQGIQHFFSGFILLKVPFPLTAGFKDMFQKGLAELPDLESSYVSSVSWYFLVMYGLRAFFRLAIGDPSLEAREQDMLLAQFGLQNPPNPGQKQDGESMAKTLRQEAENLELFLQSHKSELDTVEKRLLGKRMPRKTYGDQDDFLLGASSGKPKRKTQ; this is encoded by the exons ATGACGACGCTATTACTGGATCCAGATATTCGCGACTGGGTCGTTTTGCCACTCTTTGTGATAATGGTAGCTGCTGGTTTGTTGCGACATTATGTTGGTTTATTGTTGCAAGGCGAAAAGCAGCCAATGCCCGTTATTGCACAGCGTTCTCAGAATCTGTTAGCGCAAACGGTGCGGATTCGCTCCGGAGCATCACACTACATTTCCACTTGGCAGTGGCATGTACGAAAACAACATTACGCGGCACTCCTGCAACAGGAAGCCGAATGGGCCGAAGCGGAGCAGCAGAAAAAGGCAGATTCTTCCGACGATGACCCAATGTCAGCCATGCTGAATAATCCGCTGGGAATGCTCAAGGGAAACATGGTCTTTATGGTACAAAA TATGGTCATGATGCAGGGCATTCAGCACTTTTTCTCCGGGTTCATTCTCCTCAAAGTGCCTTTTCCTCTGACGGCTGGGTTCAAGGACATGTTTCAAAAGGGTCTAGCGGAACTCCCGGACCTGGAATCTTCATACGTGAGTAGCGTTAGCTGGTATTTCTTGGTCATGTACGGACTCCGAGCCTTTTTTCGTCTCGCAATTGGCGATCCCAGTTTGGAGGCCCGGGAACAAGATATGCTGCTTGCGCAGTTTGGTCTGCAAAATCCTCCCAATCCGGGCCAAAAACAGGACGGCGAATCCATGGCAAAAACACTACGACAAGAAGCTGAGAATCTGGAGTTGTTTTTGCAGTCGCACAAGTCCGAATTAGACACTGTGGAAAAGCGACTTCTTGGCAAGCGCATGCCGCGTAAAACATACGGGGACCAGGACGATTTCTTACTCGGCGCGAGTTCGGGGAAACCTAAACGTAAAACCCAATAA
- a CDS encoding predicted protein, which translates to MSCGRINNDATAGASERPMGILRDPVSSAESPLNMSLTQAWALRFSQVAHSSPLSTQETADTGDPRPRPAHEIRTMHRTSCIASRSMIDREKLIAILESALQIVGDESLDDSFSNVGSEEDASNERGV; encoded by the coding sequence ATGTCATGCGGTAGAATCAACAATGACGCAACAGCGGGTGCATCGGAGAGGCCGATGGGCATTTTGCGAGACCCTGTGTCCAGCGCAGAATCACCATTGAATATGAGCCTGACACAGGCTTGGGCCCTCCGCTTTTCCCAAGTAGCTCATTCTTCCCCATTAAGCACGCAAGAAACAGCAGACACTGGCGATCCCCGTCCTCGACCGGCTCATGAAATCAGAACCATGCACCGCACTTCCTGTATTGCTTCAAGATCTATGATCGATCGGGAAAAGCTCATTGCGATTCTCGAGTCCGCTTTGCAAATCGTTGGCGATGAAAGCTTGGACGACTCTTTCTCTAACGTCGGAAGCGAGGAGGACGCATCGAATGAAAGGGGCGTTTGA